From a single Anoplolepis gracilipes chromosome 3, ASM4749672v1, whole genome shotgun sequence genomic region:
- the Rn-tre gene encoding USP6 N-terminal-like protein yields the protein MNEEELLKRSAAERDRIFSCYDRGREGAEIDPWEDPGYEVYHTTDRYGFIHDKRLPQKPDSYEIKLHHVEMERLKKWEKMTKQWDSASTKEKLRRRIYKGIPNRFRGQVWTLLLGIKNLRKEQAGKYEEMLKLARQWSTEIRQIDADVARQYRDHINYRERYSIKQKSMFYVLAAYSMYNMEVGYCQGMSVLAGLLLLYMDEEDAFWGLSVLLADQKYSMHGFYVDGFPKLNRFIEHHDKIMNKFLPKLKRKMDKCGCDSILYALKWFFVVFQERTPVSLGLRIWDIFLLDGDRILPAMAYTVMKLHKRYLMPMESLDEFCNYLQIKLEKDFCFDDDAVISMMERNMEELKRAKLDYPGAPLPHELPRFPFGTFKEPSFTNKVGRRSEEFSEAQHVMRESVAQRRDMALINNDNDNVNDNGRESTTPVEPTGGLGGSKFSFDPSLDDGTSPNGSRRSLAETSVTSTADLSVFSSATRSQALDNSLDTQSNISNASSGSGGLPTPRATPHQPSPDVVRIYVPYTSPVVSAAISYKDDLPRTLPRSLDTNKIRIRVDPDQTPIVENLKPFSLESPEVELDLK from the exons ATGAATGAGGAAGAACTGTTGAAACGGTCTGCTGCAGAGCGCGATAGAATTTTCAGCTGCTATGACCGGGGTAGGGAAGGCGCTGAGATTGATCCCTGGGAGGATCCTGGTTATGAAGTCTATCACACTACAGACAGATATGGATTTATACA CGATAAGAGATTACCACAGAAGCCGGATTCATACGAGATCAAGTTACATCATGTGGAGATGGAGAGATTGAAAAAATGGGAGAAGATGACAAAGCAGTGGGACAGTGCCTCGACCAAGGAGAAACTGCGTCGTAGAATATACAAAGGAATTCCTAACAGATTTCGTGGCCAAGTATGGACCCTACTCCTCGGCATCAAGAATCTCAGAAAGGAGCAGGCAGGCAAATACGAAGAAATGCTAAAACTAGCTCGCCAATGGTCCACAGAGATACGACAGATTGATGCCGATGTCGCCAGACAATACAGAGATCATATTAACTATAG AGAGAGATATAGCATAAAACAAAAATCCATGTTTTACGTACTAGCGGCTTATAGTATGTATAACATGGAGGTAGGATATTGCCAAGGAATGTCCGTGTTAGCTGGTTTATTGCTGCTTTACATGGACGAAGAGGACGCATTTTGGGGCCTTTCTGTATTACTTGCCGATCAAAAATACAGCATGCATG gcTTTTATGTCGATGGATTTCCAAAATTAAATCGTTTCATAGAACACCATGACAAGATAATGAACAAATTTTTGCCGAAATTGAAACGGAAAATGGATAAATGTGGCTGCGATTCCATACTTTATGCATTGAAATGGTTCTTTGTTGTTTTTCAAGAGAGA ACTCCCGTTAGTCTCGGTCTCCGTATTTGGGACATATTTCTTTTGGATGGTGATCGGATACTGCCAGCGATGGCGTACACCGTGATGAAGCTACATAAGCGCTATCTGATGCCGATGGAGAGTCTCGACGAGTTCTGCAACTATCTGCAGATTAAGTTGGAGAAGGACTTCTGTTTCGACGACGATGCTGTGATCAGTATGATGGAACGCAACATGGAGGAATTAAAGCGTGCCAAATTAGATTATCCGGGGGCACCGTTGCCTCACGAACTGCCCCGTTTTCCGTTTGGCACTTTCAAGGAACCTTCGTTTACTAACAAG GTTGGGAGGCGAAGTGAGGAGTTCAGCGAAGCTCAGCATGTAATGCGAGAATCCGTGGCGCAGCGCAGGGATATGGCACTTATcaacaacgacaacgacaacgttAACGACAACGGCAGAGAGAGCACCACGCCCGTCGAACCAACCGGTGGCCTTGGCG GAAGCAAGTTCTCCTTCGATCCGAGCCTCGATGACGGCACGTCCCCTAACGGCTCCCGCCGATCGTTGGCCGAGACGTCAGTGACGTCGACGGCCGACCTGTCGGTATTCAGTTCCGCGACGCGTTCCCAGGCGTTGGACAACAGCCTAGATACCCAGAGCAATATCTCTAACGCGAGTTCGGGCAGCGGTGGTCTACCGACGCCGCGTGCGACTCCGCATCAGCCCAGTCCAGACGTAGTGCGGATTTACGTGCCGTACACGTCGCCAGTTGTATCGGCGGCGATCTCTTACAAGGACGACCTGCCGCGCACGTTACCGCGCTCCCTGGACACCAATAAGATTCGCATTCGCGTCGACCCGGATCAGACGCCTATTGTTGAGAATCTCAAGCCGTTCTCCTTGGAAAGCCCGGAAGTGGAGCTGGACTTGAAGTAG
- the Nuf gene encoding rab11 family-interacting protein 4, giving the protein MVSSRTPDANIVTSTADGGAANGTDVDGGVEAASSRDDESRRATSNDREWSQSGPASLSMSTDLRNLVISHHLADSGRYSSASPDHHHHHHHHHHHHHQEEVTTSGDVTATIKIGCHDEEESYEGFGSVEGDSVDDGPDSPGGSSSAPSPTGTNSRRNPRSPNSTVGRHSWLRTSLRRTPPCSSRKRLSSNALASQLYRSGSFNSSGMGSNYDATDDVYSDVSLEDVMDLSHKVQMIQEQMDALADTKSVGEERYARAKQENATLQARILMLEEAAKDAETRAEERLQTEQRRHREWACRLERERQLQLENYAIKLQAAEVDSSSLRDEIARVREQLERARADKTRLENDLRDARRETDAARESERHAISRANEAHHQLDAMREELSLRSEDQQRLEELVQQVVQLQARNKSLEESRDELQAAAALQAGRELLMLNPCNNNAEKGPSLAVELLAGMNPDQIDGQGELGEPRTMAELKQALKEQQEVNTQLRTYIDGILLNIVENYPQLLEVKQTH; this is encoded by the exons ATGGTGAGCTCCCGCACGCCCGACGCCAACATCGTCACGTCCACCGCTGACGGCGGCGCGGCCAACGGGACGGACGTCGACGGCGGAGTGGAAGCGGCGTCGTCGCGCGACGACGAGAGCCGCCGCGCGACAAGCAACGACCGGGAGTGGAGTCAGAGCGGGCCGGCTTCTCTCTCGATGTCAACCGATCTGCGCAATCTCGTCATCTCGCATCATCTTGCCGACTCCGGACGATACTCGTCGGCGAGCCCggatcatcatcatcatcatcatcatcatcaccatcatcatcatcaggAGGAGGTGACGACATCCGGCGACGTCACCGCTACGATCAAGATCGGCTGCCACGACGAGGAGGAGAGCTACGAGGGCTTCGGCTCTGTCGAGGGCGACTCCGTCGACGACGGACCGGACTCACCCGGTGGTAGCAGCTCCGCGCCCTCACCGACCGGCACCAATTCTCGCAG AAATCCAAGAAGTCCAAACTCCACCGTTGGAAGACATTCCTGGCTGCGTACTTCGCTGCGGAGAACGCCTCCTTG ttCGAGTAGAAAGAGACTCAGCTCCAACGCCTTGGCAAG CCAGCTTTATCGCAGTGGCAGCTTCAACAGCTCGGGAATGGGTTCGAACTACGACGCTACGGATGATGTATACAGTGATGTATCATTGGAGGACGTGATGGATCTCAGCCACAAA GTTCAAATGATTCAAGAACAAATGGATGCCTTAGCGGATACTAAATCGGTTGGCGAAGAGAGGTATGCTCGAGCAAAGCAGGAAAATGCAACGTTACAGGCGCGCATACTAATGCTCGAGGAGGCGGCCAAAGATGCGGAAACAAGAGCCGAGGAGAGACTTCAA aCCGAACAACGAAGGCATCGGGAATGGGCGTGCCGTTTGGAACGTGAACGACAATTGCAGTTGGAGAACTATGCCATTAAGCTGCAGGCTGCAGAAGTGGACAGTTCTAGCCTGAGGGATGAGATTGCGAGAGTGCGCGAGCAACTCGAAAGAGCGAGAGCGGACAAGACGCGACTCGAAAATGATCTCCGGGACGCCAGGAGGGAAACGGACGCTGCACGCGAAAGTGAACGTCACGCGATAAGCCGAGCTAACGAGGCTCATCATCAGCTGGACGCTATGAGAGAGGAACTTTCGTTACGGAGCGAGGATCAGCAGAGGCTTGAGGAATTGGTACAGCAGGTGGTTCAACTTCAAGCTCGAAATAAAA GCTTGGAAGAATCTCGAGATGAACTGCAGGCTGCTGCAGCGCTACAAGCAGGTCGTGAACTTTTGATGCTGAATCCTTGTAACAATAATGCTGAGAAAGGTCCCAGTCTCGCTGTAGAATTGTTAGCTGGCATGAATCCAGACCAG attgatGGCCAAGGAGAGCTTGGCGAACCGCGCACGATGGCTGAA TTGAAACAAGCCCTGAAAGAACAACAAGAAGTAAACACGCAATTGAGAACATACATTGATGGGATATTACTAAACATTGTGGAAAATTATCCACAATTACTAGAAGTGAAGCAAACGCACTGA